From a single Haemorhous mexicanus isolate bHaeMex1 chromosome 29, bHaeMex1.pri, whole genome shotgun sequence genomic region:
- the USE1 gene encoding vesicle transport protein USE1 produces the protein MAPGAEASSGAAMAATRLELNLMRLLSRCEALAAERRDPEEWRLEKYVAALEDMLRELKKQSSKPAPELLNEYSRKVDFLKGLLEAEKLSSSTEKALANQFLAPGRTPTTAKERTPATKTVHLQTKARCTGQMRSELLGTDPLATDDSEELNIRKRKGLTSDEKQSAVELDAVLQHHQDMQEKLAEEMLSLARSLKNNTLAAQNVIKQDNQTLSHSLRMADQNFEKLKDESDRLEQHAKKSVNWLLWIMLIVVCFIFISMILFIRIFPKLK, from the exons ATGGCGCCCGGCGCTGAGGCGAGTTCCGGTGCCGCCATGGCCGCGACGCGGCTGGAGCTGAACTTGATGCGGCTCCTGAGCCGGTGCGAGGCGCTGGCGGCGGAGCGGCGAGACCCCGAGGAGTGGCGGCTGGAGAAG TATGTGGCTGCTCTGGAGGACATGCTCCGGGAGCTGAAGAAGCAGTCCAG CAAGCCAGCCCCTGAACTGCTGAATGAATACTCTCGCAAAGTGGACTTCCTAAAGGGACTCCTAGAAGCTGAAAAATTG TCTTCATCGACAGAAAAGGCTCTGGCAAACCAGTTCCTGGCCCCGGGGCGCACCCCGACGACAGCCAAGGAGAGAACCCCGGCCACCAAAACCGTGCACCTGCAGACCAAGGCGCGCTGCACGGGCCAGATGAGGAGCGAGCTGCTCGGCACG gACCCCCTGGCTACTGATG attCTGAGGAGTTGAACATAAGGAAGCGAAA AGGCCTCACATCAGACGAGAAGCAGTCGGCAGTGGAGCTggatgctgtgctgcagcatcacCAGGACATGCAGGAGAAGCTGGCTGAGGAAATGCTCAGCTTGGCTCGCAGCCTCAAAAACAACACTCTGGCTGCCCAGAACGTGATCAAACAGGACAACCAG ACACTGTCACACTCCCTCAGGATGGCAGACCAGAACTTCGAGAAGCTCAAGGACGAATCCGATCGCCTGGAACAGCACGCCAAGAAATCTGTCAACTGGCTGCTGTGGATAATGCTAATTGTAGTTTGTTTTATATTCATCAGCATGATTCTCTTCATCAGGATTTTCCCCAAACTGAAATGA